Genomic segment of Syngnathus acus chromosome 10, fSynAcu1.2, whole genome shotgun sequence:
GTAGTACTGTGTTCTGTGGTCTACGTTGAAAATTCCATTTGTACACAAGTAGCTCACCGGCGTATGCGTGCGCCTGTCCAACAAgctgcgtgcatgtgtgcacgtCTGCAAAGGCTCGGATACCCAAGCAGTTGGAAGGATGAAGCTCAGACTGCAGGAAGTCACAGCATGCCTGACGCACGTCCATCAGCTGGAGGAGGCTCGCTGCTGGCAGCagaacctgaaaaaaaagaaaatcaaacaaataagaGCTCTCTTTCCACATGACGCAGAAAAATGCAGCATGTAGCTGTCATTGTGCTTCCTTTtcagattttgtttgtgtggagGTAGCACAAAATAGTGAATAGAATCCAAGGAGGAGCAAGAGGGCATCACAAACAACCACCAGACACTAATTGCATGTTAAACAAGGCCAAGTAAATAGGACGGCTATCCACTAAACACAttagtgatggaggtgcactCGCGAATGAGGCGCGCAACTAACAGTGGGAGGATTTCCCGTCTCGCTCCATGAGCACACTTCCTGGACTAATAATGACAGGAAGTGTGCAGGCTGCGAAGACGTGATCGCACGTGCGTACACTGCTGGAATGAAAAAAGAATTGGTGTGTTTTCAAGCTAAGAGGTTGAGGCTCTTTCATATGGAGCcagcaaaatttaaaaatagtgGGTTCCCTGCACTAGGAAATTACATATGCCAATCAAAAACATGATGGACAAGAACAGTTTACAAACTTTACACTGATGATgttactaccgtattttctgcaccataaggcgcacttaaaagcgtttcattttctcttttgtatGGACCGAATTCCAAAATCGGTAAATGTTATTGTGTGGTTGCCGCCACACAGGGATGTAATGTATAGGCGTAATATGAAGACcagatgaaccaatcagaggacattacatTTTACGTAGACCGGGGCGATAAACCAATCAGTTCACTGTACGACCTCACCTGTACATTGTCTTCAGTGACTTCTATCTGAGCCGTGTAGATGTAGTCCACCAGCTTGGTGAGAGTGGGGCCATCCACCTCACCAATTTCTACTCGCTGGGCCTTACTCTCACTCATGTCGCctacatgtgcacacacatgtacagacatgtacacacacatatacacacacaaacaggtaaacaaacacatgacCATCAAAGCATACAAACAGAAAGGAGAGAGTACCTGTGAACATGGCACAGAAGTAGGGGCTGGAGGCTGCCAAGACCACCCGGTGCGCCGCCACTGTTACATGTCCTGCAACCAGCTGGACATCACAAAGCATTTTCTTCCTGATGGACACCCAGAGTTTTGTCTTTTATGGCAATGTCTCAAATTTGGTAGCAATAGGAATGAACTCTTAGGACCACTTTGTCTATGAAGGACACCTGAAAAGGGTCAAAAGACCAATTCTGTGCAAATTAGCAATCTCACTGGTATGATTGAGACTTTTGTGGGTCTACTAATGATAGACAagccttttttaaaaactcaaCTGAGCCTATTGAGCCTAAAACTGTAACTTCGGAGCAAGATTCCCTCCAGTCTCTTTTCAGGCATGGCATttgtaaactttttttgtaggtCTACTCATGATAGGCATGCAAAATAATTGCCTGATTTTATGTTGCCAAGTGAAACCGACGCTGACTCTATGGAGCTGACATAACTGTTCTGGTTTATTGTTGTCGCAATCAGATAGGCTAGGTTCACGCTGCAGGGAGTGATGCCCCAATTCCGATTTGTTTATGTTTTCGTTCgatttccaaaaacaattgtgaTGTCTAAGTGAACGGAACACATCAGTGATGAGACACACATGTGCACAAAGTATGACTTTGAGTGACACGTACAGTACAAAAGACAACATTATGTGTCAGTGTTTACGGaagtaagcaaaaaaaatctgttaaacTACTATTACAATATACATCCAAAtacattaatttaatttataacCGTTCGTTTTTTATTGCCCGTGTAAAATCAACTTGCAacatgtgcaaacacacatggTTAAAACAAAAGGGCTGCAACTTCATGGAGTAGATGACAACAATAACATACTTTCTAAGGTCATTCATGAGCTGGAAGGCTTTCCTCATGTGCGTGTGGTTGAAAGTCAGCATTGTGCCATTTGCCGCCATGGACTCCTCTTCTTCTGGCTCGGCATGGCACATGGGATGCGATGGGACCTCCACACTGGGAACGCATGACACGACGGCTCTAGAACCAAGAcacagatttattttatttccacaaAAATAGTTACCACAGGTGCTAATTTACTCAACTGCTGATGGGGAGAGTCATTTTCAAAAGGATGTTAGCAGTAATAGAGTCTATGTCAACTGAAAGAGGAATTTAAGAATTACggcagaaagaaaacatggaGGTAAACATTGCAGACTTCAgactttgtctttttgccCATGCGTTTTTGGGGCTTTTTGTAGTTCTAGCAATGCCTACCAAATTTGCTATGTATACTAACTGCAGGAGCGGAATTTACAAATTCGAATTGCGTGTATCACCCTAAAACGTTTGcttgaaaccaaaatggcagacttcctgtctttttgtgtatggcttcttgagactttttttcttcttgtactAGTACTACTACTTTGTATTACTTTTTGGTGTATCTATGTACTCTtgataaaaaatgtttaccaGATTTCATTTGAAGTTTAATTCAAGTAAATGTCCCTCAAAAGGATgcttcaaagcaaaatggctCACTTCCTTTCTCATTTCAGTATGGCTgcttgacatttgtttttactaCTAAaaatttcatccatccatccatccattttctgtaccgcgtTCATCTAAGTGTAATGGGGGaggattttttaatttgtgtgaatggaaaaaaatgacacaaatgctCCAATAACGTTACAATAATGCTATTAGGCTACATTTAATTCAACATCCAACGcggtttctgtttttgtttgtttgtacagAGTATAATGTGCAATGTAAGAAATAAGGCaatgttaaaacaaaattgacaaaatgcaTATAAATACACCACGGGAGCACGGCATATGCACCAGTGCAAGCGACCAGAATGATACCACGTCTGCATCAATTTGAACCCGAAAAAACCGTTACCTTTGAAAATACTTACACATTGACTCACATCCTTAAGTTTGAGCCACTGGCTTTCATTATTTGTCAATATTGAACGTGTTACCCAGTTGCTTATGGGTCCAATCCCAGTTGGGACACTTGACGTAATATTTttgttggggggaaaaaaaaaaagaagccttttTGTTTATCAAGTTGAGCAACGTTAGCTATTAGCACATTCACCTTTACTACACCCACAACCTTCATTATTTGTCAACATTGAACGTGTTACAGTTGCTTATAGGTCCAATCCCAGTTGAGACACTGGACgtaatatttttgttgaaaaattgTCTTTTGGGGGGTCAAGTTGAGCAACGTTAGCGTTTAGCACATTTAACTTTACACAACCTGACAGGAATTGTCGATCGGCTTTTTAATGTTGGGCCGTGTCTAGAAAGGAGCGTTACGAGGCGACATGTGTCCGGAAACAAAAAGAAGTCACATTTGGGAGCAACTTACCACGTTAGCTCTcgtcatcattatcatcatcaacaacaaaatgctAGCTTATTAGTGGGAGGATGGGGGCTTGTACCCCAAGCAGGAAGCGCGTTTTCTTTGTACCGCATGACATATGATTTGAGGACGTATTGTCAAAATGAGGTAATATTGGTGTTATTTGGAAAGACATAAACAAGTATGGAGGGGAATTATGGTAAGAACTCACCCCGGCGACACATCGTCCATCCTGGCGGAGTCCCCAAATGCAACACCGCGGGAGCACAGCTGCCCACGGACACAGAGATCGTCTATTCCAGTTTTGTGACCACTCtggccacttttttttctcttttctttatttattacgTACGCTGAATTCCGTTACATATCCAAAGACAAATTGagtcaaaaatatattgtacatatatatacatttttcgaAAATTACATGAATTATGTCCAAACCACATCACTTACTCAATAAATAACAGTTAACATACTAATTACTGATTTTTCATCGTAGTGTTGCATATTGGTCACAAATTGTTGATggcacaaacaaaagcaagagTACTTGCGACTTGAAAATCATGTACAATCTTTTAGATTAGCAATTTACTTTTGTATGATTTTCTTTACGAAATTGATAACCGTAGTTTGTGCCCTAAAAATAGCTTCATTGGCAAGTAAATAGCTACATAAAGTccaatagcattagcatgtGAAATAGGTGATGACATTGTCGATTTATCTGGGGAAATAGGACGTGATATTCCACTGAACCTATTATTTCAGGATTGTTGATCTTTTACATTAGTTAGTTAAATTTGCACTTAAATGTCAGTTATTTTGACTTtactattttaatttaaactcATGCTACTATGGGTTTTAATTTCCAAATAGTagactccatttttttttaatgtgatgaCATGCATTGACTGATTTTGACTGCAACACAATTAAATTTGCCAATTTGCTTACAATTCCAAACTATTTGGTATGTCAAGGCATAATGAATGCTGGAATTGAGACTGCAGCAGAGAAAAGTGcaatttctttccattttgtttccaaCTCAAATGAGCACGTTTTAAAATAGTGAACTTTGGATTTTATACACTTTACTTGAGATATCATTGACAATGACATTTAATAATTTTGGACAAACTGACTCGCACTTTTTGTATGCAAGTTAGGTAAATGTTCGAGAATCAAAGCACGTTACCACTAAAACATTCTAGTTTGTTGAGGTGGGCCTACTTTCCCAATACCTCGAGTTCTGCTCTTAACTCTAGAAAATAATTGCCACCTGTAACACTTAGTGGTCACCCCCAAAATATTCTTCTTAATTGGCCGAAGGGGTTTTATACAATCAACCAATCTCCATCTCAAAAATGGCGATCGATAAAAAGGGAGATGCTGCCCCCTGGGCGGCACTAGTTAAATAGCACCCTTTAGAAAATGTACCTTAAAAACGTTGAGATTTTCCGAACATTAAAAACTTTAATAAAACCAAACATATGTATGTGCTAAACAGGATTTCAGAACAGTTTTAATCTAAACAAACATTAAATCAAAGCTGACAGGGGGGGGAAGGGTTTGTCTGCTTCAGAGGGAAGAAACACAAAGTCAAGCGATTCAACTGTCACGCTGCCTACAAGTCGACATAAAAACCCTGAGAGAACTCaggaaagaaaaccaaaaacaatcaGACGCAAGAAAAAGTGACAAACGTGTCCGTAATCACACAGAGCGAATGACAATGTTTCATCAATAATTCACAATTCTGTTGTAGTAGTAGCGTCCGTGAAGAGGAACACGATGGACGGGGAGGAGGTTAATGGTGGGTAGACTCATTCATTCGTCGGGGGGGATGGACACTTCTCCCAAACTCAGAAGAGGAGAACCCCCCTTACCCACCGCCTCCGTGGTGGTATGTATTCAAGTTCTCTGGAAGTCTGAACCCCCTTTTCACCCCCACTCCACTCCCGTGACCGTATCAAAAGTGGAGGGAACTTTAATAGCCGCCTCCGtagccgcctcctcctcctcctcctccccggCTATAGCCGCCTCTGCTGTACGGGGCACCGCTCCGAAATGAGGTATAGCTTCCCCCTTTCATGGCGCCGTAGCCGCTTGCCCCTTTCATGGCGCCGTAGCCGGAGTGCTGCTGTCCGTAGCCCTCCCCGAAGTCCCCGTTGCTATACCCGCCACTCATGCCGCTGTCGTAGTCTTCGTAGCCCCCACCGTAGCCTCCAGAACTATAGCCGCCGCCGTAGCTTCCTCCACCGtaaccgccgccgccacctccgTAGCTCCCGCCGTAGCTGCTCGAGCCGTAaccgcctcctcttcctccgccGTAATTCGACATTGCTCTGCCGCGACCGCGGCCACCGCCACCTCGACCTCCGCCGGACATCTCCTGCTTGCTCATGGCCTTCTTCACCTCCACCTTAGTGCCGCTGATAGTGTGGAACTTGGTGAGCGCAGCCTTGGAGGCAGACTCGCTGTCCTCGAAGAAGACAAAGCCGAAGCCCCGCTTCCTACCGCTCAGCTTGTCGGTGATGATTTCGGCCTTCTCCACCGCGCCGTACTGAGCGAAGTAGTCGCTGAGGTTCTCGGACTCCAGATGATCCTTGACACCACCAACAAATATCTTTTTGACGTTGGACGACGCGTCTGTGTTGCTTGCCTCCTCCCGGGCCACGGCCCACTTGAGCTCCACGTTGCGGCCGTCAACGACATGTGGCCTGGACGCCATTGCTGCGTCGGCCTCCTCCGCTGTTGTGTAGGTTATGAAGCCAAAGCAGCGCGAGCGACCTAGCATCTGGTTCATGACCACCACGCAGTCGCTGAGGGTGCCGAATTGCTCGAAATAGCCACGGAGGCCATCGTCCGTCGTCTCCACGTTCAGACCTCCGACAAAAAGCTTTGTAAGTTTGGACGACATGACTAGATTCGAGCTAGGGAAGGTGCGACACACCGTCCCTCTCCTTCTTCAATGAGCGACGAGCGGGGCGGGACGTTTCGACTCGCGCTTTCATAAAACGTTGCGGTTGCTGATTGGTCAGTTTGAAAACTGGCGACACCTCTACCGCGGTGATGAGCCAATCACGTTCCGTGAGACTTTGCTTGGCGTCGCAAAAGATGTGGGAGCGCGAGTTCTTAGCAGCCTCGATTATTTCAATGCCTTTACGTAGCGCAAATGTTGCTGCTGTACACTCATCTATCATTTAGTCGTACATTAGGTTCCCACTTAGAATTAAAAGTGTCCATTCGTTCACGTTACGTCATGAGCaccaattcattttttaatttcaaaggTTTTACAAAGGGGAATCAGAATTGGGTTTAATACAATTACTACAGTTACATTTCCTTTTGGTATCTTACCGTTATTTCATTTCCAGTGTAACTTCACATTTATTCTAATCCCAAAATAATGGTATAGCCCATGTATGACATGGTGCAACCTGCTACACAACAAAGATATATAAGCAAGTACGATACGAAATGTAGACTTTCCATGTTCACATTGCACTTGGAAAACTTGCATTTCAGACATCACATCTCCAGATTTGTAGCCCTAAAGCAATATAACAGAACAGCAACATACTCCTTGTGTAAATAACTGACATAAGGACATCAATGTATTGGTCATAATTTATTCTCAGATATATAAAAAAGATTGTCATTAAAAGAAGATTGTTATGATGTCGAATCTCCTTGAGCACCACAATCTGTAATACAAACAACGACACGATTAAAGCTTTTAGCACAACGGTTGTCTTTGATCTGGCAAAGCACCACTAGTTAAGTCCCGAGATCACCTGAGAAGACTGCACCATGCACCAGCCGGCTCTGCTCCGCACCGGCACATTAGGGGGGTCTTTTGCCTTCTCCTTTGCCCAGGTTACCATTGCAACctggaggggggggaaaagagagagaaagcaaaTGAGATTGTGTGCAAATAGACTTTTCGGCAGGAGACACCAGAACACCACCACTTTTGTTGCCAGTTAGTTTTTAAATGGTGGGAAAATTTGAATCCCCTCCTCCCAAGTCATTAAAAACCTAATGAAATCCCGACCCACCCCCAATGGCGTTTTACATAAGGATTAGCTAGGATTTAAGATGGTATAATATTCTTCCATACATGGTTGACCAACACAGAGATAAGATAGGTTGTTTTTACATACCTAGTTGGCTGGATGTTGATATCCTAAAGAGATATTTCAGACTCCTATCACAACCGACCCCAGGTAATCAACAGGGTCCTGACGTAGCCTACAAACAAACCGCTACGGCTATTTTGGCTGGGATATCCTACTGGAATACGTGTAAGAACACCTAAATGTAGGGATAATCAACAGGAATGAGCAAAAATGATGTGTCCACATAAGATagtaaatatatattcataaATGCGATATGGTTCATTAGTCACATTTAAGTAAGAACATGGTCAAACCCTACATAGCCTACATGCATTGGCTGTGGGCAGACGTGTATTTTTGAAATACACCCACCTGACTTTAAAACTGGGAAAAGAGGCCCCGTGTAACTACAAAGCTGACCTGTGGATAAACTTGATTAATGAGT
This window contains:
- the hnrnpa0a gene encoding heterogeneous nuclear ribonucleoprotein A0a; translation: MSDQLCKLFVGGLNVDTDDDGLRKHFEQYGSLTDCVVVVNKQLQRSRCFGFVTYSTPEEADAAMNARPHTVDGNTVEVKRAMSREDANKPEALAKVKKIFVGGLKDDIEEEHLSEYFSQYGEIEKSEVISEKDTGKKRGFGFVYFNDHDAADKAVVIKFHTINGHKVEVKKALTKQEMQAANRGGMSPRGRGGRGMRANQNGYGSRDYGGNYSYGNGGGGYNSGGGYGGYGGHYGGGYGDQGGYGGGNGYSDFGSGYGQQSSGYGPMKGPFGGQRNPAPYSRGGGGGYPRGGYSGYVAMVTWAKEKAKDPPNVPVRSRAGWCMVQSSQIVVLKEIRHHNNLLLMTIFFIYLRINYDQYIDVLIRRGTVCRTFPSSNLVMSSKLTKLFVGGLNVETTDDGLRGYFEQFGTLSDCVVVMNQMLGRSRCFGFITYTTAEEADAAMASRPHVVDGRNVELKWAVAREEASNTDASSNVKKIFVGGVKDHLESENLSDYFAQYGAVEKAEIITDKLSGRKRGFGFVFFEDSESASKAALTKFHTISGTKVEVKKAMSKQEMSGGGRGGGGRGRGRAMSNYGGGRGGGYGSSSYGGSYGGGGGGYGGGSYGGGYSSGGYGGGYEDYDSGMSGGYSNGDFGEGYGQQHSGYGAMKGASGYGAMKGGSYTSFRSGAPYSRGGYSRGGGGGGGGYGGGY